The window ataatagttattatataattctaataattttaaaatataattaatcatcatcatcatcattaatttaattaatttaataataatgatgataattattcattttaaaataataataactataattatTTGTAGTAATtctataatgtatttatatattaattttgaatagaatttattttctttatgtaAGAAGAAcaattgtttttaatatatgtaatgTAATAATGAGAACAGTGGTtgtcattatatattttatttatataataaatgttactgtaatgcaattataatttttaaattaataatagttattatatcattgatttaataatgtattgctattttttattaaatattattgctattaattaaataatatttattattataactaaTGAATATTAGTCAAATATATTCCCCAATTTTTGTGTTATGTATTTTTAGAGTATATGTGCGTTCACACCATGTCATAATTGCCGCaataattgtataatatatgtgatttcaacttgtaaaaagcattcatgtCCTCGTAGAGCCTGTAAGATGGGAATTGTTTGAGAGCTCCTATTTGTACCACCTGACCTCTGCAGGTTAATTTAGGCATTGATAGTGGTGACAggttaattcataaacacaacttcattctttataaatttctccaacagtgtagcattagccgttagccacggagcatagcctcaaattcattcagaatcaaatgtaaacaatataacagtatacaatactcacataattcgacgcatgcatgcagtatgcatgacgaacactttgtaaagatccattctgagggttatattagctgtgtgaactttgtttatgcactgtttaaggcaagcgcgagctccgtgggcggagagcgcgcgatttaaaggggcagcagcctgaatcagcgcatttctaattatgccccaaaataggcagttaaaaaattaattaaaaaaaatctatggggtattttgagctgaaacttcacagacacattcaggggacaccttagacttatattacatcttgtaaaaaaaacattcgatggcacctttaagttccaTTTCAGTTAGCATCCCTTAGAAGGGCACCTAAGTGGGTAGTAGACAGCAAGGCAGCTAacaaggttttggaacagaggtCTAGTTGCGTCGAGTTGATCAAAAAGAAATAACTTATGGAGGTAAGAGGTGAAAAATTAAAAGGTTGATTTACCCTTCCTACCTTGTCGTATCCCTTCTTCAGAACCTTTTCTTGACGTAAACAAGGGTCGGGACTCTTTCTGCCTGACACCTGCATGATAGACAGACAAAAGGAAACCGAGAGGAAAGGAACAAAatagagaaaagaaagaaaatcatataaATGGACTAAAGAAGAGGTTTAAAGAATGATTAATCAAGACAATGATCTATGGCAGTGTTTTTCCAGCAATAGTGGACCAGTGCCTGGAGCGCTGCTGAAACCAAGCGGTGCTCCAAATCCCAGTGATCTGACTGGCAGCACCCAGTTAAGCAGCATTCCACAGTTATTGGATCAAAAGCTGTGTGTCGCCACCTCATTTCAACACTGGGCCCAGCGTAATCCAAGAACTAATGCCAATCGTCCATCATCCGACAGTCGACAATCAAGTTTCAAAGGAGCAAAAGTGTGTGCGGTAAGTGTGTGCTGTAAACTGAACGTTTGGCATGACTGAATGAATAAACACACCGGTTGGATGACAGTCAAGAAGCTGACACACAGTCTTGAATATCAGTTCACCTTGTTGTTGGTGGAGCTGTGTTTCTGTGGCTGAGGGGGTGGGTCTCGACTGGGACGCTGTGGCCCGTCACTGCAGTCACTCTCGCTGTCCAAGCTCAGTCTGTGAGGGTCAAATATCAAACAATTAAACCCTGTAAGGAAATTAATGGATTAaccaaacaaaatatttaaaaattctgtcatcactcacccttatgttgttccaaacctgtgtgactgacatctgcggaacacaaaagaagattctGAATGATGTTGGTAAAAAAACGGGCTcggttcccattgacttccatagtatggacaaaaaaatacCATGGAAGTCACTGGGAACCGAAACCGTTTTCTCGCCAACATTATTCCAATAtcttttttgtgttacacagaagaaagtaagtcaagTTTTgaaacgacacgagggtgagtgaGTAAAAGacagttttcttttttggtttaaatttgaatttaattgtATGCAGCAAACTTAATTTTAAAGAATAATTAAACACTGAAAAGAAAATCCTTTTCTACCAGTCATCTCACACTTCCAACCTCACAAAAGTAAGTCTTTCAAAGCAGCTCAGCAACACTTGAGTGAGATGAAGAATAAAGAGAGGCGTATGAAGTGAAGTGTTTACTCTGAGCAAACAAATCCGTTCTCCGCCTCTGCTAACATTGATTACAGGGACTTAAAGCATCTGAAAGACCTGCTTAAACAAACATTGGCAAGAAAAGGAGGAGAATGACCTGGAGTCTCGACTGGGCAGGTTGTTCTTGACTGGCGTCTCTTCGTCTGAGCTGCTATCGTCATCATCAGACTCCTCCGACTGGAGGTCCTCCACCATAGAGCGCAGCGGGCCTACAGACCAAAGTCCAGAATGAGCATTTGCAACATCTATAGTGGTTTGGTTTAACTTTCATACTCCCACTtcaaaggtgaagtgtgtagtTTCTGTGCCACTAGCTTAACCAAAcagaatttgaaaaataatgactgttttcaaacagattTCCTTAAATCAAAATGTCCCGCCCCAAACTCACACTATTAGTTAAGCCAATGTTCTGTGTCGGGCTGGCTGTTGCAAATTAAATGGGAAAGGAACAAGCCAAAGACAAATTACACACATCAAAACAAGCCCCTCATTCCTTCATTTTAAGGAAGTGCGAAGGAAGTGCCTGTTTCTGACACATCCTTAACCCTCTCCATGGTAATCGATTAAAGTAGCAGTCTGATAACCTTGAGTTAAAGTATAGTAGGGAAATCTATTTATAGATCTGACTGCTTATCAGGACACTCCTTGCAGTAAAAGAGCAGATCCTACCTTGGCCTTGTTTCTGTTGTGGCTCAAAGTCTGAGTCGGAGCTGGACTCTGAACTGGAGCTGGAATTAGATGGACTGGAAGGTGCTGACTGCTGTGGGAAAGAGTGGACAGAATACAAATTAAAGAGCTTGTTTATCACCGACATTAGCTAAGGTTTTAGGTCAGGGGTTGGCACCTTTTTAacagtgttaattttgttataaagatcactatggaagcttgtttccaccatggaataaaaaattaaaaaggtaattgcaactttttataattctcagaattgcaagatacaaagtcagaattgcgagttacaaagtcagaattgcgagttacaaagtcagaattgcgagttacaaaagtcagaattgcggtttacaaagtcagaattgcgagttacaaaagtcagaattgcgagttacaaagtcagaattgcgagttacaaaagtcagaattgcgagatacaaaagtcagaattgcgagatacaaagtcagaattgcgagttacaaagtcagaattgcgagttacaaagtcagaattgcgagttacaaaagtcagaattgcgagttacaaaagtcagaattgcgagttacaaaagtcagaattgcgagatacaaagtcagaattgcgagttacaaaagtcagaattgcgagttacaaagtcagaattgtgagttacaaaagtcagaattgcgagttacaaaagtcagaattgcgagttacaaagtcagaattgcgagatataaagtcagaattgcgagttacaaaagtcagaattgcgagttacaaagtcagaattgcgagttacaaaagtcagaattgcgagatataaagtcagaattgcgagttacaaaagtcagaattgcgagatacaaaagtcagaattgtgagttacaaagtcagaattgcgagttacaaagtcagaattgcgagttacaaaagtcagaattgcgagatttaaagtcagaattgcgtgataaaaactcgcaattgcgagaaaatcttcacaattctaactttatatcattctggtggtggaaacaagcttccatagatcaCCAACCCCTggcttatttaaataaattaatacattttattgtggaaaatatatattaaaatgcaactttttttttttttttttttttaaaaggtggCCATCCTCTGacttattataaataaataataaataaatacattttattgtgGAAAAAATTACAAATTCAATTTTACACATAGTTAAAGGTTGCCACCCCGActcgatttttttttaattatagtgagaaaaaaaaagaaaaaaaaaagaattcattcattcattaaaaaaacttGTTATCTTGATTTAAAATCCAAAACAAATCTTATAAACAAAACTATTATCACATAAGTCTAACCTCAGATTTAGACGAGGCCTCTTCATCCGAGTTGGAGTCGTCGGATTCCGGAGGCTTCTTGGACTCCTTGACCTCCTGGGTGTCTGACTTGCCCTTGGCCCAGCGTCCCTTCTCTTTAGAGGCCTTCTTATCCACATATCCCGAGGAGGCTGTGGAGGAAGACGCGGTCCGGGGGGAGGTGCCGGTGAATCCCCCACCGCTAGAGCCTTTTGACCCCTCTGAACCCCCCTTCTTTGGCTTCTTGACACTAGGTTTGGGTGACTCCGCATTGGAAGGTCGTTTGCTGGGAGCTTTTCCATCGGCCGCTCCACCTCCCCCTCCACCACCAGCCGACCCTGCCCCCCCTCCTTTAGGAGACATGCCTTCCATTTTGGACTCCTTCAGCGTGAGTTTGGGCTCCTTGAAAGCAGCTTTGGGCAGGACTTTGTTCTCGTCTTTCACTTTGATCTCTGTTTTCTTGGAtgatgaggatgaagatgagGAAGGGTCGCGGCTACTTTTGCTGCCGCCATCCCGGTCACCGTCCCCTTTGGATGTGGCCTTGCTCTCAGAGTCTTTTCGTGGCCGCTCTCGATGCTCCTTGGCCATTTTGTGGGATTTGGACACTTTGCTTCCCTCTTTACTGGGCTCCTACAGGAAACAGTGTTAGTTTTTAATCTTTACAGACTCAAATTCTGCCTTTGGTTAGCAAacgattaaaaacaataatccTAATTCACCAAGTTAGATAGGAAGGGCAGGACAATATATGATaattagggcttttcacacgCCGCTTAACCTTGGATTGTCGTCGTTTTAAACCCCacttttaaccccgggtaaaggaaCATTTCACACTTGCAATTCAGAAATGGGGTTAGCACCGCTTTTTACACAGGGTTAAGAAACCCTGCTCCGGAGCACAATTAGCGCCTCTTTTGTGGTGTCAACCCTGCATTGCTGTGTAAAATGTGTGCAGTGGGAAATGATGTGGCGTTAGAATGTTACTACTAGATGCCAAGCAACCAACAACCAATCGCGTGCCTCATATTCATGTGCTTTGGGTCACGCCACGGAAACTGTGCGTTGTATATAAACAGTCGATTCAGTGTGTAatagaaaaaaatgacaaacagtGGCAAAAAATAAGTGAAATTGGAGTGAAGAAGAGACCATTTCCTTCTTATTTTTATAGTCTGAAAAGCCAAAtccgaaaaaaaaaaccctgatatTACAGTCGTCAATGTGTAATATGAGGACGCACAATTCTAGAGcctttatgtaaacaggtcaATTTACTAGTCATTTTGGACATCTCTAATATATTAATATCGTAATAATTCAGTAGCATATTATTACTATCTGTCACCATTTACCATGGTACAACACATTGTCAAATACAACCAAACCCTATTAGGATAAAGCACACAGTTTGAgacctttaataataaaataatcacaaaagGCCATTAAAGCATATCTTAACTGCGACTATATAACCCATCTGTGACCTTCACACAAAGGTCATCTGCTGTATTAATGAGGCTGTGCTGAGATTGGGAGCTAATGGGGATGCTGGAAGACGCCCAACACTGGATGATCACAGTAAATCAACAGCGAGCGACTGACCCCCTTTACTGCACTAATGAAAGATGCCGCAGAGTGACCCAGACAAAGCGCCAGTGCTCGGCTATGATAAAGCGAAGGTCGTTTAATAGAGATATGACACATGTCCTACATAATGGACTCTTAATTCCTACTGAAATGATCTAATCTGCTGCTTAGAAGTAAACAAAAGGATGAATAGAGGAAGCTGTGATCCCTTAATATCTTGACAGGTTTCCGGTATTCACGTATGATAAAGTATTTGAGAAGAAATACAGAGGGGTCCAAAAGTCTATAAATCAGAATTTAATTGTTAACATAActtataaaatgaaaacaattctaatttgaaaacataattataatcataacataatttaaagggttagttcacccaaaaatgaaatttctgtcattaattactcaccctcttgttgttctacatccgtaagaccttcgttcatcttcagaatacaaatgaagatatttttgatgaaatccgagaggtttttttgttatcccccatagaaagcaacataattaccataTTCAATGTCCAGAGAAGAaaagatattgttaaaatagtcaatgtgaatacagtggttcaaccttaaatgtCATGAAGCAACGAGGATAATTTTTTTACATCTGAacaccggctcagtattggctgagcTGTTAACATGAGCACCACAACgtatgcatgtgatgctgacgctggccaatactgagccgacGTTCAGaaaaaattcttaatttgtgttcagaagatgaacgaaggtcttacgggtttggaacgacatgagggtgagtaattaatgacagacatttaattttttgggtgaactaaccctttaaatgaaaataaactactgttcaaaagtttggggtctgtaagatttttttaatatttttgaaagaaaacttAGGCTCACTAAGGGTGCATTTTttaccaaaaatacagtaaagcaaTAATATTCTGCAACATTactacaattttttaaaaaatgttttctataatcctataatttctataatttattactgtgatgacaaagctgagtcaatgttgaaaacagatctTTTGTTGaacaaaaagttcaaaagaacagcatttatttgaaacaaaattattttgtaacattgtaaatgtctttactgtcacttttgatcaatttaatgcatccttaaaaaaaaaaaataaaaatcttcctGATGCCAAacgtttgaacagtagtgtaattttgattatatatattttacatcaaAGCCTTttctctgtttaaaaaaaaaaaaaagtcaaaatccCCATTTCTAAATTTAATACTAATTTTCTGTTTGATCTCATAATTTTGGACCCCAATGCATAAAAAGAGAAACAACAGCACATCATTCAGATGATGGCATACTCTTCAGACCTTTGATCCTTGTGAGGTCTTGCTCTTCTTAGGGTCAGAAAAGGCAGAAAGTGGGATAGTTGGAAGCATGGGGTAATCTGGACTGGGTCTTGGGACCACTTCTGATCCCTCTGGGACCACCATGATCTGAATTAGAGATTAGAGCACCAAACATTTTCCTTAATAaactgtgcaaaaaaaacaacaactttatgTTGTTTACAACTGGATATAATCAGAAAACAAATGCACCACTCACCCCTCCAGCCTTGACCAGTTTGCGACGGAAGTCACGAGTGGGATTATTGAAGGTGAGTTTCTCACAGCGCAGATGATTGACAGGCGGGTTGCCCTCCAGGTTGAGGAAGAGGTCGTAATTGAAGCACACCTTCTTTGGCTCCTCCTGTGTGAATCGCATTATTCAGTGATTCCATAAAATCGtcttatattaaaggtgcagtgagtgattctgagaaacactgttgatatttgaatcaacccaaacaaaaacacccctcccttcattgctccacccCCAAAATGAACTAACACACAATGAAGAGTGGATGTCTCTGTATGACAAATGaacaaggaagaacaaaaaaaaaaaaaatgaacctaCGGTACCAAAGAGTATATACaacaagagtttgttgttagttgccagcagcacaccagctccagacaaacaatgatactaaaaactgtcctgttactgtaacattacaacaaacaaacagcaaatCTAATGTTACTCACATACGGAGCAgaaactagtgttgtcaaaagtactgaccaagcggcaacctcccccagtctctcgtgaagccaatacggaagtgacttaaactgcgattcatcgactggccgctagggacaggctccaaaagagagcagaatctcattgagtcccatgtttacagcagaaaaaaacatgtttacaagttggttcaaattgtggttttggtctatactgctaattttgcccttcatgacaactgtgaggggggtgaatttttttctaactcattcttttaaattatattaagccttaaagttctgcataattaagggcgtggtcacttgagtgacaggtagatgccGCTGCTGTCCGTGAGCCAtcactttacctcagctaattcctgccgctgaatttggcatctcagccgtatttgtgctcgattattttatacaattataaaatatggctcgctgcataatattcgagactgatgtgcaTCTGtatagatgtgcatgcatggggaagagacacagaacacacgtcgttggatcgtggcattggctgaaagttttgattgtgagatttactacaatgacaataccaggaggatatacaactctgacagcactgcttggatattataactaaaactgctgcactattttgaaaaaatatactttggacacgggctcatttgtttgttagatatgATCGTATACAgatttacaacataaacgctgctcagattgcattatttcttgaagaatgatgacagagagcagatcattcagaagaaatgttatgcaaacaatggataatatatcaatatttcatggacaaaaagtaacaaattttcccaagtgccacagattggattcatctcgcgatctctattataaaggtatgaagtcccattttgattttccatgttgttatttgcacacccaacacaaattactggtgttggagcatctatatcttaaaaaaaatacagtagattgacagtaaacctttagaactttctgatgataaaacttatcttcattaataatttagatagtatctagatagatagctcctttgcttgctaacatggtcacgtcgagctaggcgggcgtggtttcagcaaccagtcacatcagctcaaaccacctccccgcctctttgcccattttcagttatctgggagtgacgtgcggtgacgcgcagctaagatggccgcggcctcatttacgcaTCAAAACTGCTGATCAGaaatctatgggtgacgtcacggatacTACGTCcaaatttttttacagtctatggtactGAATTGGTACCAAAGTGAA of the Megalobrama amblycephala isolate DHTTF-2021 linkage group LG12, ASM1881202v1, whole genome shotgun sequence genome contains:
- the mllt1a gene encoding protein ENL isoform X3 encodes the protein MENQCTVQVKLELGHRAQLRKKVTSEGFTHDWMVFVRGPENSDIQHFVDKVVFRLHESFPKPKRVCKEPPYKVEESGYAGFLMPIEVYFKNKEEPKKVCFNYDLFLNLEGNPPVNHLRCEKLTFNNPTRDFRRKLVKAGGIMVVPEGSEVVPRPSPDYPMLPTIPLSAFSDPKKSKTSQGSKEPSKEGSKVSKSHKMAKEHRERPRKDSESKATSKGDGDRDGGSKSSRDPSSSSSSSSKKTEIKVKDENKVLPKAAFKEPKLTLKESKMEGMSPKGGGAGSAGGGGGGGAADGKAPSKRPSNAESPKPSVKKPKKGGSEGSKGSSGGGFTGTSPRTASSSTASSGYVDKKASKEKGRWAKGKSDTQEVKESKKPPESDDSNSDEEASSKSEQSAPSSPSNSSSSSESSSDSDFEPQQKQGQGPLRSMVEDLQSEESDDDDSSSDEETPVKNNLPSRDSRLSLDSESDCSDGPQRPSRDPPPQPQKHSSTNNKVSGRKSPDPCLRQEKVLKKGYDKAYTEELVDLHRRLMALRERNVLQQIVNLIEETGHFNVTNTTFDFDLFSLDESTVRKLQSYLEATAT
- the mllt1a gene encoding protein ENL isoform X1, with the protein product MENQCTVQVKLELGHRAQLRKKVTSEGFTHDWMVFVRGPENSDIQHFVDKVVFRLHESFPKPKRVCKEPPYKVEESGYAGFLMPIEVYFKNKEEPKKVCFNYDLFLNLEGNPPVNHLRCEKLTFNNPTRDFRRKLVKAGGIMVVPEGSEVVPRPSPDYPMLPTIPLSAFSDPKKSKTSQGSKEPSKEGSKVSKSHKMAKEHRERPRKDSESKATSKGDGDRDGGSKSSRDPSSSSSSSSKKTEIKVKDENKVLPKAAFKEPKLTLKESKMEGMSPKGGGAGSAGGGGGGGAADGKAPSKRPSNAESPKPSVKKPKKGGSEGSKGSSGGGFTGTSPRTASSSTASSGYVDKKASKEKGRWAKGKSDTQEVKESKKPPESDDSNSDEEASSKSEQSAPSSPSNSSSSSESSSDSDFEPQQKQGQGPLRSMVEDLQSEESDDDDSSSDEETPVKNNLPSRDSRLSLDSESDCSDGPQRPSRDPPPQPQKHSSTNNKVSGRKSPDPCLRQEKVLKKGYDKVGRAYTEELVDLHRRLMALRERNVLQQIVNLIEETGHFNVTNTTFDFDLFSLDESTVRKLQSYLEATAT
- the mllt1a gene encoding protein ENL isoform X2, whose protein sequence is MENQCTVQVKLELGHRAQLRKKVTSEGFTHDWMVFVRGPENSDIQHFVDKVVFRLHESFPKPKRVCKEPPYKVEESGYAGFLMPIEVYFKNKEEPKKVCFNYDLFLNLEGNPPVNHLRCEKLTFNNPTRDFRRKLVKAGGIMVVPEGSEVVPRPSPDYPMLPTIPLSAFSDPKKSKTSQGSKEPSKEGSKVSKSHKMAKEHRERPRKDSESKATSKGDGDRDGGSKSSRDPSSSSSSSSKKTEIKVKDENKVLPKAAFKEPKLTLKESKMEGMSPKGGGAGSAGGGGGGGAADGKAPSKRPSNAESPKPSVKKPKKGGSEGSKGSSGGGFTGTSPRTASSSTASSGYVDKKASKEKGRWAKGKSDTQEVKESKKPPESDDSNSDEEASSKSESAPSSPSNSSSSSESSSDSDFEPQQKQGQGPLRSMVEDLQSEESDDDDSSSDEETPVKNNLPSRDSRLSLDSESDCSDGPQRPSRDPPPQPQKHSSTNNKVSGRKSPDPCLRQEKVLKKGYDKVGRAYTEELVDLHRRLMALRERNVLQQIVNLIEETGHFNVTNTTFDFDLFSLDESTVRKLQSYLEATAT
- the mllt1a gene encoding protein ENL isoform X4 codes for the protein MENQCTVQVKLELGHRAQLRKKVTSEGFTHDWMVFVRGPENSDIQHFVDKVVFRLHESFPKPKRVCKEPPYKVEESGYAGFLMPIEVYFKNKEEPKKVCFNYDLFLNLEGNPPVNHLRCEKLTFNNPTRDFRRKLVKAGGIMVVPEGSEVVPRPSPDYPMLPTIPLSAFSDPKKSKTSQGSKEPSKEGSKVSKSHKMAKEHRERPRKDSESKATSKGDGDRDGGSKSSRDPSSSSSSSSKKTEIKVKDENKVLPKAAFKEPKLTLKESKMEGMSPKGGGAGSAGGGGGGGAADGKAPSKRPSNAESPKPSVKKPKKGGSEGSKGSSGGGFTGTSPRTASSSTASSGYVDKKASKEKGRWAKGKSDTQEVKESKKPPESDDSNSDEEASSKSESAPSSPSNSSSSSESSSDSDFEPQQKQGQGPLRSMVEDLQSEESDDDDSSSDEETPVKNNLPSRDSRLSLDSESDCSDGPQRPSRDPPPQPQKHSSTNNKVSGRKSPDPCLRQEKVLKKGYDKAYTEELVDLHRRLMALRERNVLQQIVNLIEETGHFNVTNTTFDFDLFSLDESTVRKLQSYLEATAT